From a single Glycine soja cultivar W05 chromosome 19, ASM419377v2, whole genome shotgun sequence genomic region:
- the LOC114399213 gene encoding uncharacterized protein LOC114399213: MASTLQKLLRKPLPLPPFRFITALNPPQPQNQNPVLTLTLNPPQQCHPQPFDDSPTVIFPSFPFGFSPKPVFESGFRGAAEEEEDSSGTLWADSVKKKRKKKMNKHKYQKLRKRMRRQT, encoded by the coding sequence ATGGCTTCAACCCTTCAGAAACTGCTTCGAAAACCATTACCACTACCACCCTTCAGATTCATCACTGCCCTCAACCCTCCgcaaccccaaaaccaaaaccccgttctcactctcactctcaaCCCTCCCCAACAATGTCACCCTCAACCCTTCGATGATTCCCCCACCGTGATCTTTCCCAGTTTCCCCTTTGGGTTCTCCCCAAAACCGGTTTTTGAAAGCGGGTTTCGCGGCGCggcggaagaagaagaagactcaTCTGGAACCCTTTGGGCCGACAGCGTGAAGAAGAagcggaagaagaagatgaacaaGCACAAGTACCAGAAGCTCAGGAAGCGCATGAGGAGACAGACGTAG